From Polyodon spathula isolate WHYD16114869_AA chromosome 24, ASM1765450v1, whole genome shotgun sequence, one genomic window encodes:
- the tpm1 gene encoding tropomyosin alpha-1 chain isoform X7, with translation MSGLTSLEAVKRKIKSLQGQADSAEDKAERLQKELDLERKARESAEADVASLNRRIQLVEEELDRAQERLATALQKLEEAEKAADESERGMKVIENRALKDEEKMELQEIQLKEAKHIAEEADRKYEEVARKLVIIESDLERTEERAELSEGKCAELEEELKTVTNNLKSLEAQAEKYSQKEDKYEEEIKVLTDKLKEAETRAEFAERTVAKLEKSIDDLEDELYAQKLKYKAISEELDHALNDMTSIETGTG, from the exons ATGTCTGGTTTAACGTCCCTTGAAGctgtaaaaaggaaaataaagagcCTGCAGGGACAAGCAGATTCTGCAGAAGACAaagcagagaggctgcagaaAGAGCTGGATTTGGAAAGAAAAGCCCGAGAGTCT GCTGAGGCTGATGTAGCTTCCCTGAACAGACGCATCCAGCTGGTTGAGGAGGAGTTGGATCGTGCTCAGGAGCGTCTGGCCACTGCCCTGCAGAAGCTGGAGGAGGCTGAGAAGGCAGCTGATGAGAGCGAGAG AGGCATGAAGGTTATTGAGAACAGAGCCTTGAAGGATGAGGAGAAGATGGAGCTGCAGGAGATCCAGCTTAAAGAGGCCAAGCACATTGCTGAGGAGGCTGACCGCAAATATGAAGAG GTTGCACGTAAGCTGGTGATCATTGAGAGTGATCTGGAGCGTACCGAGGAGCGTGCTGAGCTGTCAGAAGG CAAATGTGCTGAGCTTGAAGAAGAATTGAAAACTGTGACCAACAACCTGAAGTCACTGGAGGCACAGGCCGAGAAG TACTCACAGAAGGAAGACAAGTATGAGGAGGAGATCAAAGTCCTCACTGACAAACTGAAGGAG GCTGAGACACGTGCTGAGTTCGCTGAGAGGACTGTTGCCAAGCTTGAGAAGAGCATTGATGACTTGGAAG ATGAGCTGTACGCTCAGAAACTGAAGTACAAAGCAATCAGCGAGGAGCTGGACCACGCTCTCAACGACATGACTTCAAT